Proteins co-encoded in one Daphnia carinata strain CSIRO-1 chromosome 3, CSIRO_AGI_Dcar_HiC_V3, whole genome shotgun sequence genomic window:
- the LOC130693497 gene encoding CAP-Gly domain-containing linker protein 1-like isoform X5 yields MSAPAPAKPSGIKPPTTRLARPSVTSKPASNGSSGENMSRLSSEDLPKKKTDRNEGLDDGDLDRVSDLPSLPGSRKTSKDMMRKLSDGSSSALDAAYELARRLSEAGVRRMSDANLILTTDTDSFIIGQNVYVNGIKPGKIQFIGETKFAPGEWAGIVLDDLSGKNDGSVGGVRYFQCQPKKGVFSRLGRLTRQPLDAIQLAALQSQQSQPPAASENGDESVAGSASTNGTNGTSSASPAATPSTSVVSVQSIGDLRLGDRVIVTSSQGSKAGILRYLGTAEFAAGQWAGVELDDPLGKNDGAVAGTRYFDCQQHYGLFAPIHKVSRSPANHMRRTSGAMNTSMSSSLSQPRVGGASRTGTRRDSESASVTSVATSRASTAISRDLLRERDQHIEQLMKEREMERSEVTRAAAQADEAEHQLAVLQRRYNLEKEEFTAKIAEVERLLLAAESIRSSQGAQIDDLQFRLEEETILRGEIEAQQKGLDDKEKEWARQVEQLETEAQRCFEAEELAARYKDELDALLAKSQQQESSTSENDQSDGRIRQLEASVQVKENELTQLKNSMQELTKSLEAEQVKNNDTEKRFQALEGELQIARTLLNEAKNTVETEWKTKAEILELQNAENQEQLVKLNEEKMQFETRLNEAQALLSRSQDADISESHELKAKLEEMIRQYAASQEQVLKLNEEKSQLELQLTDSLATSNQTRHTVETEVNELKMKLDELERQAAKSEEQLFSLDEEKVQLELQLANAQAAIAESEEAKRAEVESNKQKLEEITKRTETLERLGAESSERLKQVEEEKIKLNTELEKALSLLEELKETSKTETDTSRFEFEELKAQYDALEVQRTEIQIQLANVEKEKIKSEDERVKLDAELQSVKVLLAESKGTATTEIEATKNEFAELKIKYGTLERQLEEVKTELENLQRKKIKSDEEKAKLEAELKTVQLSLSEYKEAMKVEAEKKQVEYEDLKGKCENLERQHAEVKVQLSNIQEEKIKIDEEKSRLDAELQMAQLSLSESIKATTTEAEKNKCAFEELKAQCEILKLKESEMEIQLANLIEEKRKSEMELQKKYEEEHEMWIKKFDDLERQKATNEQRLTQIDEEKSRLETELLRLSSKSSDTSQDLTRLHGELMVARQTSADWQSQASKLELEKTSLEQLNSAFSSDLQNSKKEITELISVKTEIELQLANLKEEKNKSEMALQKVCKEEVESWKQKVDDFEKQKTTNDQRLAQLDEEKSRLESELLQLSSVSSNTSQDLTRLRGELVSANETLVESQSQVSKLEQEKSSLEQINATLCSDLQNLEERISELSLAKIELERQIKEENQSLKDFQAQYEKDKSEWDRLSKELHENMQSKTKEITTLTAVLEQLKTQLQNANESLVEMEAQSLNEKSEWEKTNSALVSDLTSKEKHVTDLISVNEKYESELNIAKEECSRMKQLLQSLEAHQQESLGGMAELQKSIAVLEVEKSNWLAEKLRLEGSIAQFETRLSSLSNEKEKSDRTIQERDNRLAKLTEEVTLLQQKFTAHIAELEQKLKENRKTEETEQELQAALVEARARADEIQSALEESQKNEKELLKVREQLISANKLHEEFVEQNQKEKNELKQRMEELAAAKESMQLRELKLQEELTLLKRQVDEQTSRLKGQLDDTKKEAEITLQLFQDLEDANKRIKELQSNLEENDQKLIELQEVSLQVKSLEDTLALKTIELKEEMEDRDKAEDRVLRLTECLAVKEKELEALRLEAVSLKKSTTEVSHLLTAFSTVDREKKQLEAKVVELQVAAAAASRGAGADAADTDVRIKKLMEDYEYKEQEIKFLNSVIVDMQRKVEDLNVKLEISQATLLGQNVLTPENNRNGVKSEAKVPRLFCDICDLFDLHDTEDCPTQASEDFEISPPFLNQRPSATFNQNSPNHNQHSHHGGTRGATRPYCDNCEVFGHQTKDCIEEATF; encoded by the exons ATGAGTGCCCCTGCGCCAGCAAAGCCAAGTGGGATAAAGCCCCCAACGACTAGATTGGCTAGGCCATCTGTTACGTCGAAACCAGCTTCAAATGGATCCTCAG GAGAGAATATGTCTAGACTGTCCAGTGAAGATTTGcccaaaaaaaagacag ATAGAAATGAGGGGCTTGATGATGGTGACCTTGATCGGGTAAGCGACTTACCGTCCTTGCCAGGTAGTCGTAAAACGAGCAAGGATATGATGAGAAAACTCTCGG ATGGTTCTAGTAGTGCTCTTGATGCGGCTTATGAATTGGCACGTCGGCTGAGCGAAGCCGGTGTTCGTCGAATGTCAG ACGCCAATTTGATCCTGACGACGGACACGGATAGTTTCATTATAGGCCAAAACGTCTACGTCAATGGCATCAAGCCGGGGAAAATCCAATTTATTGGCGAAACGAAGTTCGCTCCTGGCGAGTGGGCCGGCATTGTGCTGGATGATCTTTCCGGCAAAAATGATGGTTCGGTTGGCGGAGTTCGTTATTTCCAGTGCCAGCCGAAAAAAGGTGTTTTCTCACGGTTGGGAAGACTTACCCGTCAACCACTTGATGCCATCCAATTGGCCGCTCTTCAGTCTCAGCAGTCGCAACCACCTGCCGCTAGTGAAAACGGAGATGAATCAGTGGCTGGCTCTGCGAGTACTAACGGTACTAATGGTACTTCGTCTGCATCACCAG CGGCGACTCCATCAACTTCAGTTGTCAGTGTTCAATCGATTGGCGACCTCCGACTAGGAGATCGAGTGATTGTTACCAGCAGTCAGGGTTCTAAGGCTGGTATACTACGCTATCTGGGCACAGCCGAGTTTGCAGCTGGCCAGTGGGCTGGTGTGGAGTTGGACGATCCATTGGGCAAGAACGACGGAGCTGTGGCCGGCACGAGATACTTTGACTGTCAACAGCACTACGGTCTCTTCGCTCCTATACACAAAGTTTCCCGCTCACCGGCCAATCACATGCGACGCACATCAGGTGCCATGAACACCTCCATGTCCTCTTCATTGAGCCAGCCAAGGGTTGGTGGAGCATCGCGAACGGGTACGAGAAGAGATTCAGAATCTGCCAGTGTCACTTCGGTTGCGACTTCACGCGCCAGCACGGCCATCAGCCGG GATTTGCTGCGAGAAAGAGATCAACACATCGAGCAGCTGATGAAAGAGCGCGAAATGGAACGGAGTGAAGTGACCCGTGCAGCAGCCCAGGCCGATGAGGCCGAACACCAATTAGCCGTGCTCCAGCGTCGATACAATTTGGAAAAAGAGGAATTTACAGCCAAAATTGCCGAAGTGGAACGTTTGTTATTGGCAGCCGAATCGATTCGATCATCGCAAGGAGCCCAAATTGATGATCTGCAATTCCGGCTAGAGGAAGAAACTATTCTCCGTGGCGAAATTGAG gcacaacaaaaaggattagatgataaagaaaaggaatggGCTCGGCAGGTGGAACAGCTGGAAACTGAGGCACAACGTTGTTTTGAAGCAGAAGAATTGGCCGCGCGTTATAAGGATGAGTTGGATGCATTGCTAGCCAAAAGCCAGCAACAAGAGTCGTCCACCTCTGAGAACGATCAGTCAGATGGACGTATCCGGCAACTGGAGGCTTCTGTTCAGGTCAAAGAAAATGAGCTCACTCAACTCAAG AATTCCATGCAAGAACTGACGAAATCACTAGAGGCGGAGCAGGTCAAAAACAACGATACCGAAAAACGTTTCCAGGCTTTGGAAGGAGAGCTACAAATCGCTAGGACGTTACTCAATGAGGCAAAGAATACCGTTGAAACGGAATGGAAGACCAAAGCGGAAATCCTTGAGCTCCAAAATGCTGAAAATCAAGAACAATTGGTCAAACTCAACGAAGAGAAAATGCAATTCGAAACGCGGCTGAACGAAGCCCAAGCCTTATTGAGTCGTTCGCAAGACGCCGACATCTCGGAATCTCATGAACTGAAAGCAAAACTTGAGGAAATGATACGTCAGTATGCCGCTAGCCAAGAGCAGGTATTAAAattgaatgaagaaaagagCCAACTTGAATTACAGCTGACAGATTCTTTGGCGACATCGAATCAAACGAGGCATACTGTGGAAACGGAGGTGAACGAATTAAAGATGAAATTAGATGAGCTGGAACGACAAGCAGCCAAGAGTGAAGAGCAGCTTTTCAGCTTAGACGAGGAAAAAGTGCAGCTTGAATTACAATTGGCAAATGCACAAGCGGCTATCGCTGAATCAGAAGAGGCTAAAAGAGCTGAGGTCGAATCGAATAAGCAAAAACTGGAAGAAATTACGAAACGAACTGAAACATTAGAACGCCTAGGAGCGGAAAGTAGTGAACGATTGAAACAGgtagaagaggaaaaaatcaAACTCAATACAGAATTGGAAAAAGCTCTCTCATTACTGgaagaattgaaagaaactTCCAAAACAGAAACAGATACGAGCAGGtttgaatttgaagaactgAAAGCTCAATATGATGCCCTGGAAGTTCAACGAacagaaattcaaattcaattggcaaatgttgaaaaagaaaaaattaaatccgAAGACGAAAGGGTTAAACTTGATGCAGAATTGCAGTCTGTGAAAGTTTTGTTAGCCGAATCGAAAGGAACGGCCACAACTGAAATAGAAGCAACGAAGAATGAATTTgcagaattaaaaattaaatatggTACGCTAGAACGCCAACTGGAAGAAGTCAAGACGGAACTAGAAAAtcttcaacgaaaaaaaattaaatccgATGAGGAGAAAGCAAAACTGGAGGCAGAATTGAAAACCGTCCAACTTTCATTATCCGAGTACAAAGAAGCTATGAAAGTAGaggcagaaaagaaacaagtcgaATATGAAGATCTCAAAGGTAAATGTGAAAATTTGGAACGTCAGCATGCGGAAGTCAAAGTACAATTGTCCAATATTCAAGAAGAGAAGATTAAAATTGACGAAGAGAAATCACGACTTGATGCCGAACTACAAATGGCGCAGCTTTCATTATCAGAATCAATAAAAGCCACTACAACAGAAgcagaaaagaataaatgTGCATTTGAAGAATTAAAAGCTCAGTGTGAAATCTTAAAACTCAAAGAAtcagaaatggaaattcaaCTGGCAAATCTAATAGAAGAAAAACGCAAATCGGAAATGgaactgcaaaaaaaatatgaagaggAACATGAAATGTGGATAAAGAAATTCGATGATTTGGAAAGACAGAAAGCGACAAATGAGCAGCGTCTGACCCAAATCGATGAGGAAAAATCACGTCTAGAAACGGAATTGTTGAGGTTATCCAGCAAATCCAGCGATACATCACAAGATCTAACCCGTCTTCATGGCGAATTGATGGTCGCCCGCCAAACATCAGCTGATTGGCAATCGCAAGCATCTAAACTGGAACTGGAAAAAACGAGTCTGGAGCAACTGAATTCTGCATTTTCTTCTGATCTTCAGAACAGCAAAAAAGAGATTACTGAACTCATTTcagttaaaacagaaatcgaACTTCAATTGGCAAAtctgaaagaagaaaagaataaatcaGAAATGGCACTGCAAAAAGTATGCAAGGAAGAAGTTGAATCATGGAAACAGAAAGTCGACgattttgaaaagcaaaaaactaCCAACGATCAGCGTCTTGCTCAACTCGATGAAGAAAAATCCCGTCTCGAATCTGAATTGTTGCAGCTGTCCAGCGTGTCTAGCAATACTTCTCAAGATTTGACTCGTCTTCGAGGCGAACTCGTGTCTGCCAACGAAACCTTGGTCGAATCACAATCTCAAGTGTCTAAACTGGAACAGGAAAAATCAAGTCTCGAACAAATCAATGCCACTCTTTGTTCCGATCTCCAGAATCTAGAAGAGAGAATATCTGAACTGTCTTTAGCCAAAATAGAACTCGAACGGCAAATAAAGGAAGAGAACCAAAGTCTGAAGGATTTCCAAGCCCAATATGAAAAGGATAAGTCAGAATGGGATCGGTTGAGTAAGGAACTCCATGAAAACATGCAAAGTAAAACTAAGGAAATCACTACTCTAACTGCAGTCCTAGAACAATTAAAAACCCAACTTCAAAATGCTAATGAATCTTTGGTCGAAATGGAAGCTCAATCGCTGAATGAAAAATCTGAATGGGAAAAAACGAATAGCGCGTTAGTTTCCGATCTGACCAGCAAAGAGAAGCATGTCACCGATCTAATTTCGGttaatgaaaaatatgaaagCGAATTGAATATTGCCAAAGAAGAGTGCAGTCGAATGAAGCAATTACTACAGAGCCTTGAAGCTCATCAACAGGAATCTTTGGGTGGAATGGCTGAACTTCAAAAATCCATCGCCGTTCTAGAAGTAGAGAAATCAAATTGGCTGGCTGAGAAACTTCGACTGGAAGGATCCATTGCCCAGTTTGAGACGCGGCTCTCCAGTTTATCAAATGAAAAGGAGAAATCTGATCGCACAATTCAGGAACGTGACAACCGATTGGCCAAGTTGACGGAAGAGGTGACGCTCTTGCAACAGAAATTTACAGCTCATATTGCAGAACTGGAACAAAAGCTGAAGGAGAACCGGAAAACGGAAGAAACGGAACAGGAGCTACAGGCAGCGTTGGTTGAAGCCAGAGCTCGCGCAGACGAAATTCAAAGCGCTCTGGAGGAAAgtcagaaaaatgaaaaagaactgcTGAAGGTACGCGAACAGCTGATTTCAGCCAACAAGTTGCACGAAGAGTTTGTCGagcaaaatcaaaaagaaaagaacgaactCAAGCAGCGCATGGAAGAACTCGCTGCTGCAAAAGAGTCTATGCAACTTCGAGAACTGAAGCTACAAGAAGAGCTAACTTTGTTAAAACGACAAGTTGATGAACAGACCAGTAGATTGAAGGGTCAGCTCGATGACACCAAGAAAGAAGCTGAGATTACTCTCCAGCTGTTCCAGGATTT GGAAGATGCCAACAAACGGATCAAAGAGTTGCAATCCAATTTGGAGGAAAATGACCAAAAGCTGATAGAACTGCAGGAAGTATCTCTACAAGTCAAAAGTTTGGAGGACACACTTGCCCTTAAGACGATTGAGTTGAAGGAAGAGATGGAGGACCGTGACAAAGCTGAAGACAGAGTTCTGAGATTGACGGAATGCTTAgccgtaaaagaaaaagagctcgAGGCCTTACGGCTGGAG gcTGTTAGCTTAAAGAAATCCACCACCGAAGTTTCACACCTGTTAACAGCATTTTCGACCGTAGACCGGGAAAAGAAGCAACTAGAAGCCAAAGTAGTGGAATTACAAgtggctgctgctgcggcTTCTCGAGGTGCCGGAGCTGATGCCGCTGATACCGATGTTCGAATCAAGAAACTGATGGAGGATTACGAATACaaggaacaagaaattaaGTTCCTCAATTCCGTGATTGTGGATATGCAAAGGAAAGTGGAGGATCTCAATGTCAAACTAGAAATTAGCCAAGCAACGTTGTTAGGGCAGAATGTGCTGACACCAGAAAATAATCG GAATGGTGTTAAAAGTGAAGCCAAAGTCCCAAGATTGTTCTGTGACATTTGCGACCTGTTTGATTTGCATGACACGGAAGATTGTCCTACGCAAGCATCCGAGGATTTCGAAATCTCGCCACCTTTCTTGAATCAACGACCTTCCGCCACCTTCAACCAAAATTCACCCAACCATAACCAACATTCACATCATGGAGGGACTAGGGGAGCTACGCGACCTTATTGTGATAATTGTGAAG TATTTGGCCATCAGACCAAGGACTGCATAGAAGAAGCAACCTTTTAA